The following coding sequences are from one Frigoribacterium sp. Leaf415 window:
- a CDS encoding SgcJ/EcaC family oxidoreductase, translating to MTRRRIALPVIAVSAAAVLGITGFTAATAAAPDPARDSSTAEKTPPTADAPTEAEVKALFEDWNASLATGDPTRVAEHYAEDAVLLPTVSPGIHDTPAERLEYFEGFLLNEPQGEITESVVRDLGDGYVSHSGLYTFTMGASGDVVPARFTFVYAEDDGEWQIVEHHSSKEPVKG from the coding sequence ATGACCCGCCGTCGAATCGCCCTCCCCGTCATCGCCGTCTCCGCCGCCGCCGTCCTCGGCATCACCGGCTTCACGGCCGCGACCGCCGCCGCCCCCGACCCGGCCCGCGACTCCTCGACGGCCGAGAAGACGCCCCCGACGGCGGACGCCCCGACCGAGGCCGAGGTCAAGGCCCTCTTCGAGGACTGGAACGCTTCGCTCGCCACCGGTGACCCCACCCGGGTCGCCGAGCACTACGCCGAGGACGCCGTCCTGCTGCCGACGGTCTCGCCCGGCATCCACGACACCCCCGCCGAGCGCCTCGAGTACTTCGAGGGCTTCCTGCTCAACGAACCGCAGGGCGAGATCACCGAGAGCGTCGTCCGCGACCTCGGCGACGGGTACGTCTCGCACTCCGGCCTGTACACGTTCACGATGGGGGCGAGCGGCGACGTCGTGCCGGCCCGGTTCACGTTCGTCTACGCCGAGGACGACGGCGAGTGGCAGATCGTCGAGCACCACTCGTCGAAGGAGCCGGTGAAGGGCTAG